One part of the Vicia villosa cultivar HV-30 ecotype Madison, WI linkage group LG6, Vvil1.0, whole genome shotgun sequence genome encodes these proteins:
- the LOC131615157 gene encoding RING-H2 finger protein ATL5-like codes for MLRTYLYLCHLRNQRLSSLTKERIDPTILKSFPIFTYSSSAVSHTLHDCAICLSEYTDGDECRMLPNCSHVFHSQCIDEWFTSQSNCPLCRAPIQPVTVEPHVEPGSASGSEEPGGRSSNFPEPIGCPRRPFRVIVELPSEVFRMESHTR; via the coding sequence ATGCTTCGCACTTACTTATACCTCTGCCACCTTCGCAATCAACGTTTGTCTTCTTTAACTAAAGAACGTATTGACCCTACCATTCTCAAATCCTTTCCAATCTTCACTTACTCTTCCTCCGCCGTAAGCCATACTCTCCACGACTGCGCTATCTGTTTGTCGGAGTATACGGACGGCGATGAATGTCGTATGCTCCCAAATTGTAGCCATGTTTTTCATTCTCAATGTATTGACGAGTGGTTTACTTCTCAGTCTAATTGTCCTCTCTGCCGAGCTCCGATCCAACCGGTGACGGTTGAGCCTCATGTTGAACCGGGCTCTGCTTCGGGTTCAGAAGAACCGGGTGGACGTAGTTCGAATTTTCCTGAACCGATTGGGTGTCCAAGAAGACCGTTTAGAGTAATTGTCGAGTTGCCATCAGAGGTTTTTCGGATGGAATCTCATACCCGATGA
- the LOC131612977 gene encoding uncharacterized protein LOC131612977, whose protein sequence is MENMSNRITFEAVFHRVTFEEDPVELHFKKQDAADILDLYSKFVIARVGTRTRSCDLRLHLMKEISGMPTSLNRETTRPAVYPETTSESSRESFSESSSSSGTEAVDMVDSFLA, encoded by the exons ATGGAAAATATGAGTAATCGAATCACTTTCGAGGCGGTTTTTCACAGAGTAACCTTTGAAGAAGATCCAGTAGAG CTACATTTTAAAAAGCAAGATGCTGCTGACATTTTGGACCTCTATTCGAAATTTGTGATTGCGAGGGTTGGAACTAGGACTCGATCGTGTGATTTGCGGTTACATTTGATGAAG gAGATTTCAGGTATGCCAACTTCTCTAAATAGGGAAACAACGCGTCCTGCAGTATATCCTGAGACAACCAGCGAGTCGTCCAGGGAGTCGTTCAGCGAGTCATCGTCCAGCTCAGGAACAGAAGCAGTAGATATGGTAGACAGTTTTCTGGCATGA
- the LOC131610822 gene encoding uncharacterized protein LOC131610822: MEKIEHTTVHTNGIKMHVASIGSGPVILFLHGFPELWYSWRHQLLSLSALGYRAVAPDLRGYGDTDAPSSPSSYTAHHIVGDLVGLLDALAVDRVFLVGHDWGAAMAWYFCLMKPDRVKALVNMSVVYRSRNPVRKPVQTMRALMGEDYYMCRFQKPGEAEEEFARAGASRIIKSFLTLRDPRPLCVPKAIGFGGSPNTPITLPKWLSEEDVNYYATKFEQSGFTGGLNYYRAIDLTWELMAPWTGDQIKVPVKFIVGDLDLTYNTPGVKEYIHNGGFKREVPYLQEMVVMEGVAHFINQEKPEEISAHIYNFIKKF; encoded by the exons atggaaaaaatagaACACACAACGGTTCACACAAACGGAATAAAAATGCACGTTGCATCAATCGGTTCAGGCCCAGTCATACTCTTCCTCCACGGCTTCCCTGAGCTTTGGTATTCATGGCGCCATCAGCTTCTCTCCCTCTCCGCCCTCGGGTACCGCGCCGTCGCGCCTGACCTTCGCGGTTACGGTGACACCGACGCGccgtcttctccttcttcttacACCGCCCACCACATCGTCGGTGACCTCGTCGGACTTCTCGATGCTCTGGCTGTGGATCGGGTGTTTTTGGTTGGGCATGATTGGGGAGCTGCTATGGCGTGGTATTTTTGTTTGATGAAGCCTGATCGGGTTAAGGCTTTGGTTAATATGAGTGTGGTTTATCGGTCGAGGAATCCTGTTAGGAAGCCTGTGCAAACTATGAGGGCTTTGATGGGAGAGGATTATTATATGTGCAGGTTTCAG AAACCTGGGGAGGCTGAAGAAGAGTTTGCACGTGCCGGTGCTTCAAGAATAATAAAATCATTTCTTACACTGCGTGATCCACGTCCACTTTGTGTGCCAAAGGCGATAGGATTTGGAGGTTCCCCTAACACTCCTATAACTTTACCCAAATGGCTTTCTGAAGAGGATGTCAATTATTATGCTACCAAATTTGAACAAAGTGGCTTCACTGGTGGTCTAAATTACTATCGCGCTATTGACCT AACCTGGGAACTGATGGCACCATGGACTGGAGATCAGATAAAAGTACCTGTCAAGTTCATTGTGGGAGACCTGGACCTTACATATAACACGCCAGGCGTTAAGGAGTATATACATAACGGTGGCTTTAAGAGAGAAGTACCATACTTGCAAGAAATGGTTGTGATGGAAGGAGTAGCTCACTTTATAAATCAGGAAAAACCAGAAGAGATCAGTGCGCACATATATAACTTCATCAAGAAATTTTAA